One genomic window of Pelmatolapia mariae isolate MD_Pm_ZW linkage group LG5, Pm_UMD_F_2, whole genome shotgun sequence includes the following:
- the st3gal8 gene encoding ST3 beta-galactoside alpha-2,3-sialyltransferase 8 isoform X2: MIVRRKACVALVIAAILFLMIASQSIQRRYFLLQPAAPPRGHSAPSGRMTAEFTGPISGQAPPYLKPEQIPFGPTEEEMVEEENDEEEEEMVIQEQLMKNAKLCGCSDACISDNNGSKWFSQRYDAKQQPIIKETGNNFDSDALQWWLSLQRAGNDQSLEEVISKMFQVISSPSIDLEPVPSRCRSCAVVGNSGNLRHSGHGALIDSHGFVFRMNKAVTKGFEEDVGRRTTHHFLYPESAVDISNGTSLILLPFKLRDLEWLTSALSTGTVKMTYMRVKARVQADKDKVVVVNPVFFKYVHEHWNEHHGRYPSTGMLAIIFALHVCDQVSVFGYGADKQGNWHHYWEKNQFAGAFKKTGVHSADFENQIIQHLANEGKITLHLNTTTSVQTELGTNDRLAHKLN, encoded by the exons ATGATTGTTAGGAGGAAGGCTTGTGTTGCCTTGGTGATCGCTGCCATCCTCTTCCTCATGATTGCCAGCCAGAGCATTCAGAGGAGGTATTTCCTGTTGCAGCCTGCAGCTCCGCCCAGAGGCCACAGCGCGCCCAGTGGCAGGATGACAG CTGAATTCACAGGCCCAATTTCAGGTCAGGCACCTCCTTACCTGAAACCTGAACAAATTCCCTTTGGTCCCACCGAGGAAGAGATGGTTGAGGAAGAAAAtgacgaggaggaggaagagatggTGATTCAGGAGCAGCTTATGAAAAACGCTAA GCTGTGTGGCTGCTCTGATGCCTGTATTTCAGACAACAATGGGTCGAAATGGTTCAGCCAGCGCTACGACGCTAAACAGCAGCCCATCATCAAAGAGACCGGCAATAATTTTGACTCTGATGCACTTCAATGGTGGCTG AGTCTTCAACGGGCCGGTAACGATCAGTCCTTGGAGGAAGTGATCTCAAAGATGTTCCAGGTCATATCCTCACCCTCTATAGACTTGGAGCCCGTGCCCTCACGTTGCCGTAGTTGTGCAGTGGTTGGCAACTCTGGCAACTTACGGCATTCTGGACACGGCGCACTCATTGATTCTCATGGCTTCGTGTTCCG gatGAACAAGGCGGTGACTAAAGGGTTTGAGGAAGATGTCGGTCGTCGGACGACGCATCACTTCCTGTACCCAGAGAGTGCAGTGGACATCAGTAATGGTACCAGCCTCATCCTGCTGCCATTCAAACTGAGAGACCTGGAGTGGCTGACCAGCGCGCTGTCCACCGGAACAGTCAAAAT GACCTACATGAGGGTTAAAGCGAGAGTGCAGGCTGATAAAGATAAG gtTGTTGTGGTGAACCCAGTGTTCTTTAAGTATGTTCATGAACATTGGAACGAGCATCATGGTCGCTACCCGTCCACCGGCATGCTGGCCATCATCTTTGCTCTGCATGTCTGTGACCAG GTGTCAGTGTTTGGTTATGGTGCAGACAAGCAAGGAAACTGGCATCATTACTGGGAGAAGAATCAGTTTGCCGGAGCCTTCAAGAAGACCGGCGTCCACAGTGCTGATTTTGAGAATCAGATCATCCAACACCTTGCCAACGAAGGCAAGATCACTCTACACCTCAACACAACAACATCCGTGCAGACAGAACTAGGCACCAACGACAGACTGGCACATAAACTCAACTGA
- the st3gal8 gene encoding ST3 beta-galactoside alpha-2,3-sialyltransferase 8 isoform X1, with the protein MIVRRKACVALVIAAILFLMIASQSIQRRYFLLQPAAPPRGHSAPSGRMTAAEFTGPISGQAPPYLKPEQIPFGPTEEEMVEEENDEEEEEMVIQEQLMKNAKLCGCSDACISDNNGSKWFSQRYDAKQQPIIKETGNNFDSDALQWWLSLQRAGNDQSLEEVISKMFQVISSPSIDLEPVPSRCRSCAVVGNSGNLRHSGHGALIDSHGFVFRMNKAVTKGFEEDVGRRTTHHFLYPESAVDISNGTSLILLPFKLRDLEWLTSALSTGTVKMTYMRVKARVQADKDKVVVVNPVFFKYVHEHWNEHHGRYPSTGMLAIIFALHVCDQVSVFGYGADKQGNWHHYWEKNQFAGAFKKTGVHSADFENQIIQHLANEGKITLHLNTTTSVQTELGTNDRLAHKLN; encoded by the exons ATGATTGTTAGGAGGAAGGCTTGTGTTGCCTTGGTGATCGCTGCCATCCTCTTCCTCATGATTGCCAGCCAGAGCATTCAGAGGAGGTATTTCCTGTTGCAGCCTGCAGCTCCGCCCAGAGGCCACAGCGCGCCCAGTGGCAGGATGACAG cAGCTGAATTCACAGGCCCAATTTCAGGTCAGGCACCTCCTTACCTGAAACCTGAACAAATTCCCTTTGGTCCCACCGAGGAAGAGATGGTTGAGGAAGAAAAtgacgaggaggaggaagagatggTGATTCAGGAGCAGCTTATGAAAAACGCTAA GCTGTGTGGCTGCTCTGATGCCTGTATTTCAGACAACAATGGGTCGAAATGGTTCAGCCAGCGCTACGACGCTAAACAGCAGCCCATCATCAAAGAGACCGGCAATAATTTTGACTCTGATGCACTTCAATGGTGGCTG AGTCTTCAACGGGCCGGTAACGATCAGTCCTTGGAGGAAGTGATCTCAAAGATGTTCCAGGTCATATCCTCACCCTCTATAGACTTGGAGCCCGTGCCCTCACGTTGCCGTAGTTGTGCAGTGGTTGGCAACTCTGGCAACTTACGGCATTCTGGACACGGCGCACTCATTGATTCTCATGGCTTCGTGTTCCG gatGAACAAGGCGGTGACTAAAGGGTTTGAGGAAGATGTCGGTCGTCGGACGACGCATCACTTCCTGTACCCAGAGAGTGCAGTGGACATCAGTAATGGTACCAGCCTCATCCTGCTGCCATTCAAACTGAGAGACCTGGAGTGGCTGACCAGCGCGCTGTCCACCGGAACAGTCAAAAT GACCTACATGAGGGTTAAAGCGAGAGTGCAGGCTGATAAAGATAAG gtTGTTGTGGTGAACCCAGTGTTCTTTAAGTATGTTCATGAACATTGGAACGAGCATCATGGTCGCTACCCGTCCACCGGCATGCTGGCCATCATCTTTGCTCTGCATGTCTGTGACCAG GTGTCAGTGTTTGGTTATGGTGCAGACAAGCAAGGAAACTGGCATCATTACTGGGAGAAGAATCAGTTTGCCGGAGCCTTCAAGAAGACCGGCGTCCACAGTGCTGATTTTGAGAATCAGATCATCCAACACCTTGCCAACGAAGGCAAGATCACTCTACACCTCAACACAACAACATCCGTGCAGACAGAACTAGGCACCAACGACAGACTGGCACATAAACTCAACTGA